In Bacillus marinisedimentorum, the genomic stretch TATAGCTATGCTTCTATTGGATGAATAAACAAGGATTACCTGCTGAAAACGATTTCTTTTCGTATAATCATACATAGATACCCCCCTTTGTCTTCTTTTATCATGGAAGTAGACCAAAGGGGGTATTTTTTTATGATTTCCAGCCAGGCCAAAGATGCGTTCATTTCGATTGTCGGAAAAGAGAATTATAACGACTCAAATGTGAGCCGCCTTGTATATTCGTATGATTCAACTCCTCAGTATCAGGCCATGCCTGATGCCGTCATTTCTCCGCGTTCGACAGAAGAAGTATCAAGTGTAGTTAAGGTGTGCAATGAATACGGCATCCCTGTCGTACCGCGCGGTTCAGGAACCAACTTGAGTGCTGGAACCACTCCGACCGAAGGAGGAGTCGTCCTTCTCTTTAAACATATGAACAAAATCCTGGAGATTGATGAAGAAAACTTGACTGTGACGGTGCAGCCCGGCGCTGTGACGCTTGACATCATCAATGCTGTCGAGCCGAAAGGGTTATTTTACCCTCCGGATCCAGGCTCGATGAAAATTTCGACGATCGGCGGCAATATCAGTGAGAACTCGGGCGGACTGCGCGGATTGAAGTACGGTGTTACGCGCGATTATGTGATCGGCCTGGAAATTGTCATGCCGAACGGGGACATCATCCGTACCGGCGGAAAACTGGCCAAAGATGTCGCCGGGTACGATTTGACAAGGTTGTTCGTCGGTTCTGAGGGAACGCTCGGCGTCGTGACAGAAGCGATATTGAAGCTGATCCCGATGCCGGAGACGAAAAAAACGGTGCTTGCCCTTTATCAGGATATCGATGCGGCAGCACGCACGGTTTCCAAAATCATATCTTCTAAAATCATTCCGGCCACACTCGAATTCCTCGACCAGCCGACACTGGAAGTTGTTGAAGATTATGTCCAGATCGGGCTTCCGACTGATGTTGAAGCAGTGCTGCTGATTGAGCAGGACGGCCCGCCGGAAGTGGTTGACAGGGACATAGAAAAAATTGCGGAGATCTGCAGGCTTGAACACGCTTCATCCGTCCAGCTGGCGAAGACACCGGAAGAGGCTGCGAGCCTGACGACAGCGAGGCGTTACGCACTGTCGGCGCTTGCGAGGCTGAAGCCGACCACAATCCTTGAAGATGCGACTGTTCCGCGGTCCGAGGTAGCCAATATGGTGAAGGCGATCAATGAAATCGCCCGGAAATACGATTTAAAAATTTGCACATTCGGCCATGCAGGAGACGGCAACTTGCATCCGACCTGTCCAACCGATGAACGGAACAAAGACGAAATCCACCGCGTAGAACAGGCATTCGCCGAGATTTTTGAAAAGGCGATCGAACTCGGCGGCACAATTACCGGTGAACACGGTGTCGGCATGATGAAGGCCCCTTATCTCGAATTGAAGCTTGGTGAAACAGGCATAGCCGCGATGAAATCGGTCAAACAGGCATTTGATCCGAATAACATAATGAATCCGGGCAAAATGTTTGCGAAAAATGAACGGAAACGGGTGGTGGTGACAAATTGAACAGCACAGAACAGCTTAAGATCCAGACAGGTTTCCAGGAAAAAATGAATGAAGATGAATTGCTCAATTGCATGCGCTGCGGATTTTGCCTGCCATCCTGCCCGACATATATCGAATCAGGCTATGATGAGGCCCATTCACCGCGCGGACGGATTGCCGTCATGCGTGCGCTCGTCGACGGAAAGATCGAGCCGGATGAAGACGTTGAGAAATCGCTTGATTTATGCCTCGGCTGCCGGGCCTGTGAAACGGTTTGCCCTTCCGGCGTCAATTACGGCCAGCTGCTGGAACAGGCCCGTGACATCATCAATCAGAATAAAACGTTTTCTGTACCGGTTAAAACGCTGCGGAACGTCGTATTCAATCAGCTTTTCCCATATCAGAACCGGATGCGGGCATTCAGCGGACTGCTGTCCTTTTACCAGCACTCCGGCGTCCAGAAGCTCGCGCAGAAAACCGGCATACTGAACATCCTGCCTGACAACCTGTCGACAATGGAAAAAGTGCTTCCGAAGGTCCCGTCATACCGGAAACTGAAAGACCGGCCTGAGCATCTGCCGGCTCTCGCACCGCAGAAGAAAAAGGTTGCGTTCTTCACCGGCTGCCTGATGGATACCATATTTATTGAAACGAACAACCGGACGATGAAGCTGCTCCAACTGGCAGGGAGCGAAGTCGTCATTCCGAATACGCAAAATTGCTGCGGCGCCCTTCACGGCCACAGCGGCGAAAAAGATAAGTCGAAGGAACTTGCGAAACGGAACATAGCCGCTTTTGAGCAGACGGATGCAGATTATATTGTCACGAATGCCGGAGGCTGCGGTGCGTTTCTGGTTGATTACGATCATTTGCTTGCGGGTGACCCTGAGTGGGCCGAACGGGCGGAACGTTTTGCTGGCAAAATCCGCGATATATCCAACGTTTTGATGGAACTTGGCTTCTTTGAAAAAGAACTGAAGATTGACCGGCAGATTGTGACATATCAGGATTCCTGCCACTTGAGGAATGTCCAGAAGACCTTCGCGGAACCGCGCGCTCTCATTCAAG encodes the following:
- a CDS encoding (Fe-S)-binding protein; this encodes MNSTEQLKIQTGFQEKMNEDELLNCMRCGFCLPSCPTYIESGYDEAHSPRGRIAVMRALVDGKIEPDEDVEKSLDLCLGCRACETVCPSGVNYGQLLEQARDIINQNKTFSVPVKTLRNVVFNQLFPYQNRMRAFSGLLSFYQHSGVQKLAQKTGILNILPDNLSTMEKVLPKVPSYRKLKDRPEHLPALAPQKKKVAFFTGCLMDTIFIETNNRTMKLLQLAGSEVVIPNTQNCCGALHGHSGEKDKSKELAKRNIAAFEQTDADYIVTNAGGCGAFLVDYDHLLAGDPEWAERAERFAGKIRDISNVLMELGFFEKELKIDRQIVTYQDSCHLRNVQKTFAEPRALIQAINGAEYVEMEKADSCCGSAGIYNIVNEEMSMKILDRKMINTKATKAKTVVTANPGCLLQMKLGIEREGLKDEMRAVHIVDLLIEAVEGSNSEATVS
- the glcD gene encoding glycolate oxidase subunit GlcD, which translates into the protein MISSQAKDAFISIVGKENYNDSNVSRLVYSYDSTPQYQAMPDAVISPRSTEEVSSVVKVCNEYGIPVVPRGSGTNLSAGTTPTEGGVVLLFKHMNKILEIDEENLTVTVQPGAVTLDIINAVEPKGLFYPPDPGSMKISTIGGNISENSGGLRGLKYGVTRDYVIGLEIVMPNGDIIRTGGKLAKDVAGYDLTRLFVGSEGTLGVVTEAILKLIPMPETKKTVLALYQDIDAAARTVSKIISSKIIPATLEFLDQPTLEVVEDYVQIGLPTDVEAVLLIEQDGPPEVVDRDIEKIAEICRLEHASSVQLAKTPEEAASLTTARRYALSALARLKPTTILEDATVPRSEVANMVKAINEIARKYDLKICTFGHAGDGNLHPTCPTDERNKDEIHRVEQAFAEIFEKAIELGGTITGEHGVGMMKAPYLELKLGETGIAAMKSVKQAFDPNNIMNPGKMFAKNERKRVVVTN